In Schizosaccharomyces osmophilus chromosome 1, complete sequence, the genomic window ACCTTCCTCCGTTGAAACCACAGCAAATCTTAATCCAAATAGAACAGGATGGGTATTACCAGAGATTCCCGCCACAAGCGCTCTGCTTCGGGTGCCAAGCGTGCTCAATTCCgcaagaagagaaaattcGAGTTGGGTCGTCAAGCTGCCAACACTCGTATTGGAGCTAAGCGTATTCACGAAGTCCGCGTTCGTGGTGGTAACCAAAAGTACCGTGCTCTACGTTTAGAATCTGGTAACTTCTCCTGGGGCTCTGAGGGTGTTGCCAAGAAGACCCGTGTTATCCAAGTCGCCTACCACCCCTCCAACAACGAGTTGGTCCGTACCAACACTTTGACCAAGTCTGCCGTTGTCCAAG contains:
- the rps802 gene encoding 40S ribosomal protein S8, with the protein product MGITRDSRHKRSASGAKRAQFRKKRKFELGRQAANTRIGAKRIHEVRVRGGNQKYRALRLESGNFSWGSEGVAKKTRVIQVAYHPSNNELVRTNTLTKSAVVQVDAAPFRVWYETHYGILMGGKGKKATPTATPKSKHVQRKLGARVGNSKVDPAMESQFAAGRLYACVSSRPGQSGRCDGYILEGDELHFYLRRMAPKK